A stretch of the Channa argus isolate prfri chromosome 9, Channa argus male v1.0, whole genome shotgun sequence genome encodes the following:
- the LOC137133482 gene encoding interferon alpha/beta receptor 1b-like, with protein MFAASFVCLLIWGLQTIVGGAELAPPQNVSLITLNTNYTLSWDWPQSHAVTFTTQYVGKYKLKSKKILKWFTACEETSRMSCDLTPLQLHYLGIYVLRVRANANGSHSNWEMKEFCPDIDAALGPPTAVRLARAGGDLDVYISDPLTSTNISMKDHIATLYYHILYWENSADIQVQSLSKSANLVTLPNLKPWTWYCVKVQSRYDFYNKSSSFTSPLCMQTEGDTPWWQIFLIFLGSLILWFLVMLLSLYSFFWCYKIIKKTFFPSVSLPSPLKKDLDPDSDIPYLLPRDAESELLFVKVTVCAESTMLEIHNPCPETLLMSQSDLEPDSRHNRQDSSSSEDSGVYSTGCSLKTQQSNSSQSCKGAKDLRGGFFNLEHLKMEDIALGLKSPFMSTEKAIVDCV; from the exons ATGTTTGCTGCTTCATTTGTCTGCCTGCTCATTTGGGGCCTGCAAACCATCGTCG GTGGAGCAGAGCTGGCCCCACCACAAAATGTGTCCTTGATCACTTTGAATACCAATTACACACTGAGCTGGGACTGGCCCCAGAGTCATGCTGTCACCTTCACCACACAATATGTTGG gAAGTACAAGCTGAAGTCAAAGaagattttaaaatggtttaCAGCATGTGAGGAGACATCACGCATGTCATGTGACCTTACACCTCTCCAACTGCACTACCTGGGCATCTACGTCCTCCGTGTACGAGCCAATGCTAACGGGAGTCACTCTAACTGGGAGATGAAGGAATTCTGCCCTGATATAGATg CTGCTCTGGGTCCTCCAACTGCAGTGCGCCTTGCGCGTGCTGGAGGCGACCTGGATGTTTACATCTCAGACCCTCTGACCAGTACCAACATCAGCATGAAGGACCACATTGCAACGTTGTACTACCACATCCTGTACTGGGAGAACTCTGCAGACATACAG GTCCAGAGCTTGAGTAAGAGTGCTAACTTGGTTACTCTGCCAAACCTAAAGCCGTGGACTTGGTACTGTGTAAAGGTCCAGTCACGGTACGACTTCTACAATAAGAGCAGCAGCTTCACTTCACCCCTGTGCATGCAGACCGAAG GTGATACTCCATGGTGGCAGATCTTTTTGATCTTCCTGGGATCTCTGATCTTGTGGTTTCTGGTGATGCTGCTCTCACTCTACAGCTTCTTTTGGTGCTACAAGATCATCAAGAAAACATTCTTCCCCTCCGTCTCACTGCCTTCACCTCTCAAGAAA GATCTTGACCCTGACTCTGACATTCCTTACCTCCTCCCCCGGGATGCAGAAtcagagctgctgtttgttaAAGTGACTGTTTGTGCAGAATCAACAATGCTAGAAATTCACAACCCTTGTCCCGAGACCCTGCTGATGTCCCAATCAGACCTGGAACCAGACAGCAG ACACAATCGCcaggacagcagcagcagtgaagacTCAGGAGTTTACTCTACAGGGTGCAGTTTGAAGACGCAGCAATCAAATAGCAGTCAGTCCTGCAAAGGTGCCAAGGACTTGCGAGGGGGCTTTTTTAACCTGGAGCACTTAAAGATGGAGGACATTGCTCTGGGGCTTAAGAGTCCATTTATGAGCACAGAAAAGGCCATTGTGGACTGTGTCTGA